TTTGCTCCATGACTGCTCGTTTAACTTGCTTTAGTTGAAAAATTCCTTGGCTACGTAACTTCAGAGCCACATCAGCCGCTGAAAGGCCAACGGAGCGGCAAGCTTCAGGACTCAACTTCCCGTGCTGAATCAGGGTAGTCGGTTTACCATCCATCAAATGCTTGACTGTCCGAATATTGTTATTGAGCCATTTTAGAGTCAAGACCAAAATCGTCCACATAATGAGGATGATCGCATACTGGATAATGTTAATAGAACTATTGTAAATCACCCCACCAATAATACCACCTAGAACATAATTTTGAATCTGGTCGATCGCGGAATTAGGTGCCAGATTTCCTTTTCCTGTCACATTGATAACAAACACGAGTGAAAACAGTCCCAACG
This Streptococcus anginosus DNA region includes the following protein-coding sequences:
- a CDS encoding DUF421 domain-containing protein, which produces MTLNFLEILIKLALGLFSLVFVINVTGKGNLAPNSAIDQIQNYVLGGIIGGVIYNSSINIIQYAIILIMWTILVLTLKWLNNNIRTVKHLMDGKPTTLIQHGKLSPEACRSVGLSAADVALKLRSQGIFQLKQVKRAVMEQNGQLIVVQAGEENPKYPIITDGVVQIDILDSIDKTEEWLIERLAKEGYTDISNIFIAEYESGNLSVVTY